A region from the Ancylothrix sp. D3o genome encodes:
- the cruG gene encoding 2'-O-glycosyltransferase CruG, giving the protein MSFIYHIPLNLSSNFFLIGLLVVQVPAVVILLSRLAKGPSRKPPIEPQPASPELLGKVSVVVPTLNEAERIGPCLEGLTRQSYEVREILVVDSRSEDGTRELVKAAAENDPRFRLITDDPLPTGWVGRPWALHTGFLQSSEGSEWLLGIDADTQPSPGLVAGLVKAAEAEGYDLVSLSPKFILKYPGELWLQPALLLTLVYRFGPTGAGNAKAERVMANGQCFLCRRSVLKTVEGYTSARSSFCDDVTLARNIAAAGYKVAFWDGAKLLKVRMYDGALETWREWGRSLDLKDASRVSQMWGDIWLLLATQGLPLPVVLATLLITHSLAVSFTAAGVLLGLNLFLLLVRFGLNFAVSQSYDFSQAQAGWVFWLSPFADPLAAIRILLSSLTKPKQWRGRSYQ; this is encoded by the coding sequence TTGAGTTTTATTTACCACATTCCTTTGAATTTGTCAAGTAATTTTTTCCTAATCGGACTGTTGGTGGTACAGGTGCCGGCAGTTGTGATTTTGCTGTCCCGCTTGGCAAAAGGCCCAAGCCGTAAACCTCCGATAGAACCGCAACCGGCCAGCCCTGAGTTGCTGGGTAAGGTGAGTGTAGTCGTACCCACCCTCAATGAAGCAGAACGCATTGGCCCTTGTTTGGAAGGTTTAACTCGGCAAAGTTATGAAGTGCGGGAAATTTTGGTGGTGGATAGCCGGTCAGAGGATGGAACAAGGGAACTGGTAAAGGCGGCGGCAGAAAATGACCCGCGTTTTCGTTTAATTACGGATGACCCCCTACCGACCGGCTGGGTAGGCCGGCCTTGGGCTCTGCACACCGGCTTTTTGCAAAGTTCTGAGGGTAGCGAGTGGCTTTTAGGCATTGATGCGGATACTCAACCGAGTCCGGGGTTAGTTGCCGGTTTGGTGAAGGCGGCGGAGGCGGAGGGCTATGATTTAGTTTCGCTTTCGCCGAAATTTATCTTGAAATATCCGGGTGAATTGTGGTTACAACCGGCCCTTTTGTTGACCTTAGTTTATCGGTTTGGCCCCACCGGCGCGGGTAATGCCAAAGCCGAAAGGGTAATGGCAAACGGTCAATGTTTTTTATGTCGGCGTTCGGTTTTAAAAACAGTTGAAGGCTACACCAGTGCTCGCAGTTCGTTTTGCGATGATGTTACTTTAGCCCGAAATATTGCCGCTGCTGGCTATAAAGTTGCTTTTTGGGATGGGGCAAAACTGCTAAAAGTGCGGATGTATGATGGTGCTCTGGAAACTTGGCGCGAATGGGGTAGAAGTCTTGATCTTAAAGATGCCTCTCGTGTAAGTCAAATGTGGGGGGATATTTGGTTACTTTTGGCAACTCAGGGTTTACCTTTGCCGGTGGTTTTAGCAACTTTATTGATTACTCATTCGCTGGCGGTGTCTTTCACAGCAGCCGGTGTTTTGTTGGGGCTAAATTTATTTTTGTTGCTGGTTCGGTTTGGGTTAAATTTTGCTGTTAGTCAGTCTTATGATTTTTCTCAGGCTCAGGCCGGTTGGGTTTTTTGGCTTTCTCCTTTTGCTGATCCTTTAGCTGCGATCCGAATTTTGCTTTCTTCGCTAACCAAACCGAAACAATGGCGGGGACGTAGTTATCAATAA
- a CDS encoding ATP-binding protein, protein MKVLPINVLIVEDSPSDALLWQTMFSTTDSQGWRVFWVKRLKEAVDSCRQCQFDVVLLDLSLPDSDGWETVAEFHSAVPDVPVVVLTAEESEEVAMQAMAKGAQDYLVKNHITYHLLLRALRYAIERGQIIKQLRDSQEQYRVIFNGSFQLMAVLSVEGICLDINQTALDFFKKSRQDFLGKRIWETQFWRESEETKQLFQTAILTAAEGKLFRDEIQIKGMENGGVWVDFSLKPVVDEKGKVVLLIAEARDISDRKKAENALQDAKEQLQAVLNAVPGIVAWVDRDLRYLGVNQNLANIKDLRAADFVGKKVGFHKKGLDLRDFLQEFMASSGMAASRIIELEILGGRKNYLIVAQKYQQGLAAVIVGIDITERKKIEEEIVKTLEKERELNQLKSGLMRLLFHDIRNPISKILVSAQMLHKFPEDFDIETRNQQFEQIYKSIGELLNLLDEVLVRSQTEAGKLLYKPTSMPLRNIAQELVKSITPVREDTPIVFIWEGEEGPVEMDEFLVRHILTNLLHNAVKYSPQGGEISFKCKREENLVIFKVKDQGIGIPLKDQAELFETFHRASNVGKIKGTGLGLSIVKKCVDLHGGEIELESQEGVGTTFIVKLPLKKCTLSVHNAPASEL, encoded by the coding sequence ATGAAAGTGCTACCAATTAATGTTTTAATTGTCGAAGATAGCCCAAGCGATGCGTTATTGTGGCAGACAATGTTTTCGACGACGGATTCGCAAGGGTGGCGAGTTTTTTGGGTGAAGAGGTTAAAAGAAGCGGTGGATAGTTGCCGGCAGTGTCAATTTGATGTGGTGCTGCTGGATTTATCTTTGCCAGATTCAGACGGATGGGAAACGGTTGCTGAATTTCACAGTGCGGTTCCTGATGTGCCGGTGGTGGTATTGACGGCGGAAGAAAGCGAAGAAGTTGCGATGCAAGCAATGGCAAAGGGAGCACAAGATTATTTGGTAAAAAATCATATTACTTATCACTTGTTGCTAAGAGCACTTCGCTATGCAATTGAGCGGGGGCAAATTATTAAACAATTACGCGATAGTCAGGAGCAATATCGGGTAATTTTTAACGGTTCTTTTCAGTTGATGGCGGTATTGAGCGTGGAAGGAATATGTTTAGATATTAATCAAACGGCGTTAGATTTTTTCAAAAAATCACGACAAGATTTTTTAGGTAAACGAATTTGGGAAACGCAGTTTTGGCGAGAATCTGAAGAAACAAAACAGTTGTTCCAAACAGCAATTTTAACGGCGGCTGAGGGGAAATTATTTCGGGATGAAATTCAGATAAAGGGGATGGAAAACGGGGGGGTGTGGGTGGATTTTTCGCTGAAGCCGGTGGTGGATGAAAAGGGAAAAGTGGTGCTGCTGATTGCCGAAGCGAGAGATATCAGCGACCGCAAAAAAGCAGAAAATGCTTTGCAAGATGCCAAAGAACAATTACAAGCTGTTTTAAATGCTGTGCCGGGAATTGTGGCTTGGGTTGACAGGGATTTGCGATATTTAGGGGTGAACCAAAACTTAGCAAATATTAAAGATTTGCGGGCGGCGGATTTTGTGGGTAAAAAAGTAGGATTTCACAAAAAGGGCTTGGATTTAAGAGATTTTTTGCAGGAGTTTATGGCGAGTTCGGGAATGGCAGCTAGTCGGATTATTGAATTAGAAATTCTGGGAGGGCGTAAAAATTATTTAATAGTGGCGCAGAAATATCAACAAGGCTTGGCTGCGGTTATCGTTGGTATTGATATTACTGAACGAAAAAAAATTGAGGAGGAAATTGTTAAGACTCTGGAAAAAGAACGGGAACTTAATCAATTAAAGTCTGGTTTAATGCGCTTACTCTTCCATGATATTCGCAACCCGATCAGCAAGATTTTGGTGAGTGCTCAGATGTTGCATAAATTTCCAGAAGATTTTGATATAGAAACAAGAAACCAGCAATTTGAACAAATTTATAAATCAATTGGGGAGTTGCTAAATTTATTAGATGAAGTTTTGGTAAGGAGCCAGACTGAGGCTGGCAAACTTCTTTATAAACCGACATCTATGCCCTTACGAAATATTGCTCAAGAATTGGTGAAAAGCATTACGCCTGTCAGAGAAGATACGCCGATTGTTTTTATTTGGGAAGGGGAAGAAGGGCCGGTAGAAATGGATGAATTTTTAGTGCGGCATATTTTAACAAATTTACTACATAATGCCGTCAAATATTCTCCCCAAGGTGGCGAAATTAGCTTTAAATGTAAGCGGGAGGAAAATTTGGTTATTTTTAAGGTGAAAGACCAAGGGATAGGCATTCCCTTAAAAGATCAGGCAGAACTTTTTGAGACATTTCATCGGGCGAGTAATGTTGGCAAAATAAAAGGTACCGGCCTGGGATTATCGATTGTTAAAAAATGCGTTGATTTGCACGGTGGCGAAATAGAGTTAGAAAGTCAAGAAGGAGTAGGAACAACTTTTATAGTTAAACTTCCTTTAAAGAAGTGTACACTTTCGGTTCATAACGCACCGGCAAGCGAACTGTAA